A region from the Oculatellaceae cyanobacterium genome encodes:
- a CDS encoding YajQ family cyclic di-GMP-binding protein — MASTYSFDIVSDFDRQELVNAVDQTLREIKSRYDLKDTKTTLELGEEVITISTDSEFTLDSIHTILQTKSAKRNLSLKIFDYGKIEAASGNRVRQEIKLRKGLSQEIAKQITKLLRDEFKKVQGAIQGDAVRVSAKSKDDLQAVMQRLKEEDYPVALQFNNYR; from the coding sequence ATGGCTTCTACTTATTCATTCGACATCGTTAGTGACTTTGATCGGCAAGAATTAGTTAATGCCGTAGACCAAACCCTTCGTGAAATTAAAAGCCGTTACGACCTCAAAGATACTAAAACTACATTGGAATTAGGCGAAGAAGTTATCACTATTAGCACAGATAGTGAGTTTACTTTAGATTCAATTCATACAATCTTACAAACCAAATCTGCCAAGCGTAACTTATCTCTGAAAATATTTGATTACGGCAAAATTGAAGCTGCAAGCGGTAATCGTGTCCGTCAAGAAATCAAGCTGCGTAAAGGTCTTAGCCAAGAAATTGCCAAACAAATTACTAAATTACTGCGAGACGAATTTAAAAAAGTTCAAGGTGCAATTCAAGGAGATGCTGTCAGAGTGTCTGCTAAATCCAAAGATGATTTGCAAGCAGTTATGCAACGCTTAAAAGAAGAAGATTATCCAGTTGCGCTGCAATTTAATAACTATCGTTAA
- a CDS encoding MAPEG family protein — protein MTIPVSAILLDCIAAAAFLIYLPFLVVGYARARVGYDQAAPRAMFDKLPAYAQRATWAHQNSFETFIVFAPAALMAYITGQTSTVAAGAAIAFVIARLFYSVFYILNIPVARSLMFGIGTLSSGTLIALSLISANSSPILP, from the coding sequence ATGACTATACCCGTGTCTGCTATTCTGCTCGACTGTATAGCCGCAGCAGCTTTTTTAATTTATCTGCCTTTCCTGGTCGTAGGTTATGCGCGTGCGCGTGTAGGTTATGACCAGGCGGCACCACGGGCAATGTTTGATAAATTGCCTGCTTATGCTCAACGAGCTACATGGGCGCACCAAAATTCGTTTGAAACGTTTATAGTGTTCGCACCAGCAGCACTGATGGCTTATATAACGGGTCAAACTTCGACAGTAGCCGCAGGAGCAGCTATTGCCTTTGTTATTGCTCGGTTATTCTATTCTGTGTTTTATATTCTGAATATACCTGTGGCGCGATCGCTCATGTTTGGCATTGGTACTCTAAGCTCTGGTACTCTGATTGCCCTTAGTCTAATTAGTGCCAATAGTTCCCCAATACTGCCCTAA
- a CDS encoding DNA recombination-mediator protein A yields MSQSIDITNIDSLAQELATIQQTGSKRIALLGSRHVPITHQHLIEMMSYALVLSGNRIITSGATGTNSAAIRGAMRADPSLLTVILPQSLSRQPRESQEQLQQVMHLVENPEHDTLSLAEASAVCNQEIVSRCQQLICFAFHDSHTLLHTCSDAEEQRKVVTLFYFD; encoded by the coding sequence TTGAGTCAATCAATAGACATTACCAATATAGATTCCTTAGCGCAAGAACTCGCAACAATCCAACAAACAGGTTCTAAACGGATTGCGCTGCTGGGTTCACGTCATGTTCCAATTACTCACCAGCATTTAATCGAGATGATGAGTTATGCCTTAGTTTTATCAGGCAATCGCATCATCACCTCTGGTGCTACAGGCACTAATTCTGCTGCTATTAGGGGTGCAATGCGTGCTGACCCCAGCTTACTGACAGTGATTTTGCCTCAAAGCTTGTCACGTCAGCCGCGAGAATCTCAAGAGCAGCTACAGCAGGTAATGCACCTGGTAGAAAATCCCGAACATGACACCTTGTCACTTGCCGAAGCTAGCGCCGTGTGCAATCAGGAGATTGTATCTAGGTGTCAGCAGCTAATTTGCTTTGCGTTTCATGACAGCCACACATTGTTACACACCTGTAGTGATGCTGAAGAGCAACGCAAGGTAGTAACTTTGTTTTACTTTGATTAA
- a CDS encoding SDR family NAD(P)-dependent oxidoreductase has translation MNIQGKTALITGASRGIGRAIALEFASSGVKRLILVARNHQRLAEVAAEIEEFGTEVILLTLDLTEPVEVNIAIAQTWRDYAPIHILVNCAGVAHQVPFLRSRLANVQEEIATNLIGMYTITRLVARRMVAQQEGTIINVSSLMGRLAAPTMATYSATKFAIRGFTQALRGELAAHRIQVVAFLPSLTDTDMVRNLQWFRWITPMTPQQVAKGLVTGLERESAEILVGWQSYLAVLCDRIAPKLMEKILWLAAPLPKNPQKTHSQFTEAKATSR, from the coding sequence ATGAATATTCAAGGAAAAACGGCTCTGATTACTGGAGCCTCTCGTGGAATTGGGCGAGCGATCGCATTAGAATTTGCTTCATCTGGAGTAAAACGCTTAATTTTGGTAGCTCGTAACCATCAGAGGTTAGCAGAAGTTGCTGCGGAAATTGAAGAATTTGGTACAGAAGTAATTTTGTTGACATTGGATCTTACCGAGCCAGTTGAAGTAAATATTGCCATTGCTCAAACTTGGCGTGACTATGCGCCTATTCACATTCTCGTCAATTGTGCTGGAGTCGCTCATCAAGTACCTTTCTTGCGATCGCGTTTAGCCAATGTGCAAGAAGAAATTGCCACAAACTTAATCGGGATGTATACCATTACCCGTTTAGTTGCTCGACGCATGGTGGCTCAACAAGAAGGAACAATTATCAATGTTTCTAGTTTGATGGGCAGGTTGGCGGCTCCAACAATGGCAACCTATTCAGCAACTAAATTTGCCATTCGGGGCTTTACTCAAGCCTTACGGGGTGAATTAGCAGCACATCGTATCCAAGTTGTTGCCTTCTTACCATCTCTAACTGACACTGATATGGTTCGTAACTTACAGTGGTTTCGATGGATTACACCCATGACTCCCCAACAGGTAGCAAAGGGACTCGTTACAGGTTTAGAAAGGGAATCGGCTGAAATTTTAGTGGGATGGCAGAGTTATCTAGCGGTATTGTGCGATCGCATTGCTCCTAAGCTAATGGAAAAGATCTTATGGTTAGCTGCTCCTTTACCTAAAAATCCCCAAAAAACACATTCTCAGTTCACAGAAGCTAAAGCTACATCACGTTAG
- the glpX gene encoding class II fructose-bisphosphatase produces MENTLGLEIIEVVEKAAIASARWMGKGEKDTADQVAVEAMRERMNQIYMRGRIVIGEGERDEAPMLYIGEEVGICTREDAKTYCNPDELIEIDIAVDPCEGTNLVAYGQNGSMAVLAIAEKGGLFAAPDFYMKKLAAPAPARGHVDINKSATENLKILSECLSRSIDELVVVVMDRPRHKDLIAEIRQAGARVRLISDGDVSAAICCAFSGTNIHALMGVGAAPEGVISAAAMRCLGGHFQGQLIYDPADVNTPESEKWTRQGNIDRLKEMNINDPDKVYNAEELASGKTVLFAACGITPGTLMEGVRYFHGGARTQSLVISSQSQTARFVDTIHMFDSPKALQLR; encoded by the coding sequence GTGGAAAATACGCTCGGTTTAGAAATTATTGAAGTTGTAGAAAAAGCGGCGATCGCGTCTGCCCGATGGATGGGTAAAGGCGAAAAAGATACAGCCGACCAAGTAGCTGTAGAAGCTATGCGGGAACGGATGAATCAGATCTATATGCGGGGTCGGATCGTCATCGGAGAAGGTGAACGGGACGAAGCCCCTATGCTTTACATTGGCGAAGAAGTAGGCATTTGCACCCGCGAAGATGCAAAAACTTACTGCAACCCTGACGAGTTAATCGAGATTGACATTGCTGTTGATCCTTGCGAAGGTACTAACTTAGTTGCCTACGGTCAAAATGGTTCAATGGCTGTATTAGCAATTGCTGAAAAAGGCGGCTTATTTGCTGCTCCTGACTTCTACATGAAGAAGTTAGCTGCTCCTGCTCCCGCCAGAGGTCATGTTGATATTAACAAGTCTGCTACCGAAAACCTCAAGATTCTTTCTGAGTGTTTAAGCCGCTCTATTGACGAATTAGTAGTAGTGGTAATGGATCGCCCTCGTCACAAAGATCTAATTGCGGAAATTCGCCAAGCAGGAGCAAGAGTGCGACTGATTAGTGATGGTGACGTTTCTGCTGCTATTTGCTGTGCTTTTTCAGGTACTAACATTCATGCTCTTATGGGCGTTGGTGCAGCACCAGAAGGCGTTATCTCTGCCGCCGCTATGCGCTGCTTAGGTGGACACTTCCAAGGGCAACTAATTTACGATCCCGCAGACGTTAATACTCCTGAAAGTGAAAAGTGGACAAGACAAGGCAATATTGACCGCTTGAAAGAAATGAATATTAACGATCCTGACAAAGTTTACAATGCAGAAGAATTAGCATCTGGTAAGACAGTGTTATTTGCTGCTTGCGGGATCACTCCTGGTACTTTGATGGAAGGCGTTCGCTATTTTCATGGTGGAGCGCGTACTCAGAGCTTGGTAATCTCTAGTCAATCTCAGACAGCACGATTTGTTGACACAATTCATATGTTCGACTCACCAAAAGCTCTGCAATTGAGATAG
- a CDS encoding glutamyl-tRNA reductase — MNIAVIGLSHKTAPVEVREKLSIPETQMESAIAQLLSYPHIEEVAILSTCNRLEIYIVSHETEQGVAEVRQFLCDYAKLPMHHLRHHLFILLHQDSVMHLMRVAAGLDSLVLGEGQILAQVKNTQKIGQQYKGIGSILNRLFKQALTAGKRVRTETSIGTGAVSISSAAVELAQMKVQNLAAYRVAIVGAGKMSRLLVQHLISKGATQISVLNRSTRRAEELANQFPDANLELHPLSEMLSVISASDLVFTSTASTEPLLNKAKLESCLEPHRPLMLFDISVPRNVDADVNELENVDAFNVDDLKAVVAQNQESRRQMALEAEVLLEEEVEGFDLWWRSLETVPTISCLRDKMETIRAQELEKALSRLGSEFAERHQEVIEALTRGIVNKILHDPMVQLRAQQDIEARRKAMQSLQMLFNLEQVSPNANT; from the coding sequence ATGAATATTGCAGTTATAGGTTTAAGCCATAAAACAGCGCCAGTAGAAGTGCGGGAAAAATTGAGCATTCCAGAAACACAAATGGAAAGTGCGATCGCTCAATTACTTAGTTATCCCCACATTGAAGAAGTAGCTATTCTCAGCACTTGCAACCGTTTAGAAATTTACATAGTTTCTCACGAAACTGAGCAAGGTGTTGCTGAAGTACGTCAGTTCCTTTGTGACTATGCTAAGTTACCGATGCACCATTTGCGGCATCATTTATTTATCTTGTTGCACCAAGATTCAGTTATGCACTTGATGCGCGTAGCAGCAGGTTTAGATAGCTTAGTGTTAGGAGAAGGACAAATTCTCGCGCAAGTTAAAAACACTCAAAAAATTGGTCAGCAATACAAGGGAATTGGTTCAATTCTCAACCGTTTATTTAAGCAAGCTTTAACAGCAGGTAAGCGAGTTCGTACTGAAACTAGCATTGGTACTGGTGCTGTTTCTATTAGTTCAGCAGCAGTTGAATTAGCTCAAATGAAGGTACAAAACTTAGCTGCTTACCGTGTAGCAATTGTGGGTGCAGGTAAGATGTCACGACTGTTAGTGCAGCATCTGATATCTAAGGGCGCAACCCAAATTTCAGTTTTAAACCGTTCTACACGCCGTGCTGAAGAATTAGCTAATCAGTTTCCTGATGCTAATTTAGAATTACATCCTTTGTCAGAAATGCTATCAGTAATTTCTGCTTCAGATTTAGTATTTACTAGCACTGCTTCCACAGAACCTTTATTAAATAAAGCTAAACTCGAAAGCTGTTTAGAACCGCATCGACCTTTAATGCTATTTGATATTTCTGTACCACGTAATGTTGATGCAGATGTCAATGAGTTAGAAAATGTCGATGCTTTTAATGTTGATGATTTAAAAGCGGTAGTTGCCCAAAATCAAGAAAGTCGTCGCCAAATGGCTCTAGAAGCAGAAGTGCTTTTAGAAGAAGAAGTTGAAGGATTTGATCTCTGGTGGCGATCGCTAGAAACTGTCCCAACTATTAGTTGTTTGCGCGATAAAATGGAAACTATCCGCGCCCAAGAGTTAGAAAAGGCTTTATCACGATTGGGTTCGGAATTTGCAGAAAGACATCAAGAAGTTATCGAAGCTTTAACTCGCGGCATTGTTAATAAAATTCTTCACGATCCAATGGTGCAATTAAGAGCGCAGCAGGATATTGAAGCACGACGTAAAGCAATGCAATCTTTGCAAATGTTGTTTAATTTAGAACAAGTTAGTCCTAACGCTAATACATAA